The Rhizobium etli 8C-3 genome has a segment encoding these proteins:
- a CDS encoding twin-arginine translocation signal domain-containing protein, which yields MNKGKIPAQGRSSQAVSRRKFLKAAMAGVAVGGAAALGSCMTRQPAARGAGTTPKSVARYQNSPNKGRRCGGCTHFLEPNACEIVAGEISPYGWCRFHEPRPA from the coding sequence ATGAATAAGGGGAAAATCCCGGCGCAAGGCCGCTCAAGCCAGGCCGTATCCCGACGGAAGTTCTTGAAAGCGGCGATGGCCGGCGTCGCGGTTGGTGGTGCAGCTGCGCTTGGTTCTTGCATGACGCGCCAGCCTGCCGCACGCGGGGCCGGAACGACGCCGAAGTCTGTGGCGCGCTACCAGAATTCGCCGAATAAGGGACGACGATGCGGCGGGTGCACCCATTTCCTGGAGCCCAATGCATGTGAGATCGTTGCAGGTGAAATCAGCCCTTATGGCTGGTGCCGCTTCCACGAGCCGCGGCCGGCCTGA
- a CDS encoding VOC family protein, with the protein MVGNGGEESACGWCKDKGAFLANHSPRID; encoded by the coding sequence ATCGTCGGAAATGGCGGCGAGGAGAGCGCGTGCGGCTGGTGCAAAGACAAGGGGGCTTTCCTGGCAAATCACTCCCCGCGGATTGACTGA